AAACGATTCCAGATAAGGATGCTTGTCCAGGTAGCGGTTGCGGGCAACGTCCAGTTGCTCGTCGGTCAAAGGCCGGGCAATTCCAACAGCCGTAACCGCTTTGGCCCGATGGAACTCTTCCGGGAGATTGACGCTGTTGTTGACGAGCAGGGCCACATTGTCGTTGGCCGCGATATTTTCGAACTTGCGCGTGGCCCTTGGGGTGGCGAAATAAAGGCACCGTCCGTCATTCGAAGCGGCGAAGGCCACCAGGCTGGCATACGGGGCGTCGTCACCCACGGTAGAAAGTACGCCCAACGGCTGTTGTCGCAGCAGATCGTGGATGCCTCGTTTGACGGATTCGTCAGGATTCATGATAGCGTTTCTCCATTTGAGTCGGAAAAAATGACTGTGGGAATCAAGCCATGTTGAACTCATAAAAAGCTTCTTTGGGGAAGGCTTCACTATCGAGCAACACCATCA
This window of the uncultured Desulfosarcina sp. genome carries:
- a CDS encoding pyridoxamine 5'-phosphate oxidase family protein, producing MNPDESVKRGIHDLLRQQPLGVLSTVGDDAPYASLVAFAASNDGRCLYFATPRATRKFENIAANDNVALLVNNSVNLPEEFHRAKAVTAVGIARPLTDEQLDVARNRYLDKHPYLESFAHSPDCVFLEIRVQRYILVEHFQNVSEYRIDHEKDQTS